Sequence from the bacterium genome:
TTCCCGCGGATCGTGGGCTACGAGCTCGGCGACCGGCCGCCGTGGCGGGAACCCGGGATGGATGATGACCTCGAGCCGGTGGGCGCGATGATCGAGGGTGGCGTGCGGGCATACGACCCGCACGATGACGACGATCTACCCTTCTGACCGTGAATCGGATGTGTATGGGCGATCCCAAGACGACAATGCTGCAGGCCGCGTTGAGGTATGCGGAGCTCGGTTACCCGGTCTTTCCGTGCGTTTCGGGCGGGAAGGCCCCCGCGACGGCTCATGGGTTCCTCGACGCCACGACGGACGCCGGCCAGATCGAAGCCTGGTGGACGGCGCGGCCGGACTCGAACATCGGCATGCCGACCGCGGGCCTCTTCGTGGTGGACGTCGACGGGGCCGACAACCCCTGGCCAAGCGGTGACCGGGAAGGGCTGACGGGCTGCCCGGTGTCGCTGACTCCCCGCGGCGGTCGGCATCACGTCTTCCGACAGCCTCAGGGCAAGGCCTGGAAAAGCACGGCAAGCCGGCTCGCGCCGAAGGTCGACACCCGGGCCAACGGCGGCTACATCGTCCTGCCGCCCTCTGTGATAGGTGGGAAACCGTACCAATGGGTCGGGGAATTCGAGATCGCTCCGGCCGATCTGCCGGAACCCCCCGCGTGGCTCGTGGCCCAGGTCGAGGGAGCGGCGGACCTCTTCGGCCAGGAGGGAGATGGAACCGCGGGGGATGGGCCGGTCGCGCCCCAGGACGCGCCCGTGACGCCCCAGTGCGCGCCGGCGGCCACCGGTGGCAACGTGATACCAGCCGGGCACCGGAACGCCACGTTGGCGCGCCTGGGCGGGGCCATGCGCCGGGTGGGGATGAGCCAGGGGGAGATTCTGGCCGCCCTGGCCCGAGCCAACCAGGACCGTTGCAGCCCCCCGCTGAAGGACCGCGAAGTCGAGCGGATCGCGGCGAGCATCGCCAGGTACGAGCCCGATCAGGTGGCCGTCGCGGTAGCGGAGAACCACTGGGGGCAGGACAACGACGCTGCACCGGAAGACGAAGAGCTTCAGGACGTCCTCGATCCTGGGCCGATGCCAGACGAGCTGTTCAGGATCCCCGGCTTTGTATCCGAGGTCATGGATCACTGCCTGGACACCGCCCCCTACCCCAATCTGGTGATGAGCTTCGCTGGGTCCCTGGCACTGCAGGCGACGCTGGCCGGACGTAAGGTCCGGGACCCCGGGAACAACCGGACGAACCTCTACCTGTTGGGTCTAGCCCACTCAGCCGCCGGCAA
This genomic interval carries:
- a CDS encoding bifunctional DNA primase/polymerase; protein product: MGDPKTTMLQAALRYAELGYPVFPCVSGGKAPATAHGFLDATTDAGQIEAWWTARPDSNIGMPTAGLFVVDVDGADNPWPSGDREGLTGCPVSLTPRGGRHHVFRQPQGKAWKSTASRLAPKVDTRANGGYIVLPPSVIGGKPYQWVGEFEIAPADLPEPPAWLVAQVEGAADLFGQEGDGTAGDGPVAPQDAPVTPQCAPAATGGNVIPAGHRNATLARLGGAMRRVGMSQGEILAALARANQDRCSPPLKDREVERIAASIARYEPDQVAVAVAENHWGQDNDAAPEDEELQDVLDPGPMPDELFRIPGFVSEVMDHCLDTAPYPNLVMSFAGSLALQATLAGRKVRDPGNNRTNLYLLGLAHSAAGKDRPRKLNTEILHAVGLSHQLGGRFASGEGIQDALFTEPCMLFQTDEIDGMLQSINKARDARHENIMGTMLTIYSSADSVFPMRRKAGRDAPGAIDQPCLVVFGTAIPNHYYEALSDRMLTNGFFARMIILDCGGRSPGQEPKLKPLPERVLEAAQWWADFQPGTGNLENWHPDPRIVQHSDEARAILVETRLEAEAEYTRAESAEDEAGTTVWGRVSEHARKLALLYAISENHLEPKIGRAAAEWARRFVTHQARRMLFMAQSHVAENPFQAECLKFLKKLAGAPGGELSHSVLLKRMKVDAKTFQVLVTTLEQRGDIAIRTACARGTTARFYRLVSRSPLR